A genome region from Roseofilum capinflatum BLCC-M114 includes the following:
- a CDS encoding carbohydrate kinase family protein — translation MNTAQVLCLGELLFDCLADKAGLPYDQVKSWTPYPGGAPANVACRLVKLGTPSAFIGSVGSDEAGDRLVKFLQEQQVDIQGIQRHPSAPTRQIYVVHSYKGDRYFAGFGGVETTAFADAYLDAAFLPIDLFKEAEYLVLGTLELAYPQTQEAIHKALEIANQYHLKLVVDVNWRPVFWPDPNLAKPLIYDLLAQIDFVKVSDEEAQVLFETTDPLAIRDRFPDLEGVVVTAGDRPIHYAIGEGEGTVGAFSVPVKDTTGAGDGFVAGFIHQLNRYRISSLQDPQKVKEIVTYAAAVGALTTLEAGAISPGPTAEQVDSFLQERGISLSYLS, via the coding sequence CTGCCCTACGATCAGGTTAAGTCCTGGACTCCCTACCCAGGAGGCGCTCCGGCTAATGTGGCCTGTCGATTAGTGAAGCTAGGCACTCCATCAGCGTTTATTGGCAGTGTAGGATCGGATGAGGCCGGCGATCGCCTGGTGAAGTTCCTGCAAGAACAACAAGTGGATATCCAAGGCATTCAACGGCATCCGAGTGCCCCCACCCGACAGATTTATGTGGTTCATTCCTATAAGGGCGATCGCTATTTTGCAGGCTTCGGAGGGGTGGAGACTACTGCCTTTGCGGATGCCTATCTTGATGCTGCTTTCTTGCCCATAGACCTATTTAAAGAGGCTGAATATTTAGTTCTGGGAACCCTAGAGTTAGCTTATCCCCAAACCCAGGAAGCCATTCACAAAGCGTTGGAGATTGCTAATCAATATCATCTGAAACTGGTCGTCGATGTCAATTGGCGGCCGGTTTTTTGGCCCGATCCGAATTTGGCCAAACCTTTAATCTATGATTTGTTAGCCCAAATAGATTTTGTCAAAGTCAGCGATGAAGAAGCCCAAGTCTTGTTTGAAACGACCGATCCTTTGGCGATCCGAGACCGGTTTCCGGATTTAGAAGGGGTAGTAGTCACAGCAGGCGATCGCCCTATCCATTATGCGATCGGGGAAGGAGAAGGAACTGTAGGGGCTTTTTCAGTGCCCGTTAAAGATACAACCGGTGCAGGGGATGGATTTGTGGCAGGTTTTATTCATCAACTCAATCGCTACCGGATTTCTAGTCTACAAGATCCCCAGAAGGTGAAGGAAATTGTCACGTATGCGGCAGCCGTGGGCGCACTCACAACCCTAGAAGCAGGGGCGATCTCCCCCGGGCCAACGGCCGAACAGGTGGACAGCTTTCTGCAAGAACGGGGCATCAGTTTGTCCTATTTGTCTTGA